The following nucleotide sequence is from Hevea brasiliensis isolate MT/VB/25A 57/8 chromosome 7, ASM3005281v1, whole genome shotgun sequence.
tttttcaaaaatttttagcaAAAAATATACACTATTTCTTCTTTTATATCAAATCAATCATAATCATTATTTACATTTCATAAAATTATGCACCACAAATAAGGTTTAATAAAAAGACCAGTAATTTTATAAAAAGACATCACAATCTCTTgtgagaaaaaaattatttattaagacAAAAATAAATATATCAAATTTCTGTCAAAATAACTAGAAATTCTAACTAATATATATAGCACGTATTTCTACAAATGttcatataaatatatttatatattaattaataacatattttcttttatatattatgtaaaatgaTGTGAAGTAAATAAAAATGATGTATTTTGAGACTTGTatattcattttaaaatttattatttttaattatcaaaGACCCATAATAAACTAATTATTATTACCCTGTTTTAATGACTCACATTGTGGCTGTTTTAGAAAATTCTAATATTAATGCCATCTTCTTGGTGcccatttttatataataaaactcTCACACATGTGCATTAATTCATATATAAGTAAACATTTTCAGATATTTAATCGAAAGATTCGAGCGGCGCGTCTGCCTACTCCATTAAGGAGTGTCGTTTATTGCTTTCTTTTATTCTCTTTTAACaacaaattattaaataataattaataattgtattTGTATAATTATGTCTATAGAGCACACGAATCTATACATCTGTAGTTGCTAATTTTTTAGATTAAAGCCCTTGTTGTCTCTTACCCTTGGAAACTGATTAACAAGTTTGCTGGTTACATTTCTTGATCTGTTCCTACAATGGAGTCTAACACCATGGAAATAGCCCATGAGTTCCTCCCTTTTTTCCGAGTATACAAAGATGGGCGAGTGGAAAGGCTACAAGGCACAGAAACAATGCCACCCTCCATCGATCCTAAAGTAGGAGTCCAATCCATGGACTCCCTTGTCTCACAACAACATACCCTCCATGCTCGTCTCTTCCTCCCCATAGCCACCAAGCAAAATCATAAACTCCCTGTGATTATATACATCCATGGTGGAGCATTCTGCGTCCAGTCTCCTTTCTCTCCCACCTACTATACCCATCTCACTTCCTTGGTAAGAAATGCTCATGTCCTAGTAGTGGCAATTCAGTACAGAAGAGCCCCAGAACACCCTCTCCCTTTTGCATATGAAGATGCTTGGGAAGCTATCAAATGGGTAGCTTCTCATGTGAATAGGGATGGTCCTGAAACCTGGCTTAATCAGCATGCTGATTTTGAGAAAGTGTTCTTGGTTGGCGACAGTGCTGGTGCTAATATTGCACACAACATGGGAATTAGATTTGGGGTTGGTGAACTTGGGCTTAAAATTATTGGTATGGTTTTGGTTCATCCATACTTTGCCACAAGTGATGATAAAGGCGAGTTCCTGGAATATATTTTCCCTTCAATGGAAGGGTTAAGTGATCCCAGGATTAACCCAGGTGGTGGTGGGGTGGACCTGGAGAAGCTAGGGTGCAGAAGGAGGCTGCTGGTGTGTATTGCTGAGGGAGATAGTTTGAGGGATAGAGGGGTGAGTTACTATGAGGCAGTGAAGAAGAGTGGATGGGGTGGAGTGGTGGACATTGTGGAGACTGCAGGAGAAGGACATGTGTTTCATCTTGTGAAACCCAATTGTGACAAGGCTAACATTTTAACAGAGCAGATTGTTTCCTTCATAAATCAAGATTAAGCCTATAAGGTTCTTATTCCCATGTATTTGATTGTCGTTTCTGTTTGAATTTGTGTCCTGTTTAATTTCACAATCAAAGTTgtggtaaaagaaaaaaaaataatagtcaTATTTATTTTTCAAGGTTTGTTGTTTTTCTTTCTTCGTGCTTAATGGTGAGTTTTTGAGCATAACTATATAAGccattatttttattgaattaaagTGATAAAAGAAAGAAATTATGAAGTATATTTTTCAGTATACTTTTGAGAGGGTTGAGACACTATAATAAATTTAGACTTCAATAAGGTATCTGAAATATCTGATAtactattaaaaatttaaaacatattattaataaaaattatcagtAATTATTTACTAATGTGTATAAATCTCGtaacataaaatttttaaaaacacTTTTACACTAATTGCACTATTATGTatgatataatatatattatttattattttatgtcatctTGATGTCTAAATAGAGATTTCTTGGTTCTTATATATTTGATTTGGATGCTTGAATTGCATCTTGTTATATGATCAACCCCACCTTTTATTTATATCTATAATCTATCTTCTATACTAATAGATTAAAACAAAACAGATGAAGGGTGATGAAAACAGATGGGGGAGAGAGTAGAGAGAGGGAGGGGAAGGTATTATTCTTGAGAACTCACGCTTCGCTTGAAAGTGTGATGTTTAAACTTCAAGCATAGATACTTAAGCCACTTGACTCCAACAGCATAATAGGCAATCTCTTATAGGTGCCTCCATTGTGGAACTGAGAGATAGTTGTTTGCAGCACATGAACCCCTTGGCcttcatttaattaattccttCATCAAACATCAATGGATGGAATATTCAAATAATATACTTAACTTTCGTTTTTTTCTAGAAGCTTAAACCAATGAATTGCCAAGGATTTATATTGCAGGTATTAGAAATCTTGTGACCCCACAGTGCCTAAGGATATAAAGAACACGCTTACAAGCTTAACATCACTTCCAACAAAAATCCTAATATTGAGGCAACGAGTGTATGGGTCATTTTCATTTTTATGTCTTTCACCCATCTCATATGAACTTCTTCTATATTGGACTCATGGGTCTACTCCCCCTCAAACTAAAGTCTCCACTCCATTGGTTCATTGGTATGTTCTTTTCTAGAAAAGTGTCTTCCTACTCTATTGTGTCTGTCTACTACGAGTCTCCAGACCCTTCCCATCCACATATTAGACAATCATTGACTATCATTTCCATACTTGTTGAATCATTCATTCTAGatgaattttatgaaaaaatatacTAATACTTGACACTACATTTAACTAAAAAACAATAAATGTATAACTTCTTCACACTTATATATCTCTTACTAATTTCATTTATCTTTTTTGGATATGGAAATTCTACACTTCATATTCCCACCAGCCGGTCAACTTGCGagagtaaaattaattaattaaaaaaaaatcaaacaatgAGATGCCAAACATCATTTCAGGCATTGGTCATAGAGAGAGAATTAAACATTGGAGTGaaatacaaagaaagaactagaaAGACAAATGGGTGACTGGTAACTAACAATTCTATATCCTGAATTGAAGTTTCAAACATATATAAGAAACCGAACAAGCGAAGAAAAGGACAAAGAAAGGTCATTCACGGTCTAGCTTTAGAGGAACTCACTAAATAAAGGTGGCTATGGAGGAAGCCAGTGCGTTGAATGCATGCTCTTGCTTTTGATACTCATTATAACAGCGAAAGCACAAATTGAAATACTCTGCTGATCCATAGAAGCCGCAGCCGTTAGCCTAGAGTGGGTGATTCATGTTCCTGGTAGTGATAAATCGTGATCGAGTTGAGAGATTTTGGGATTCATTGGTTAGAACTAAGCAGAATTCCTTTGAGATAAGAATTCTTTTTTAGGTATTTATATCCGTTAAATTTTTCAAGTAGCATTTCAATATTTGGCTGGTTGAATAGGGTGAAGGTGGTGTTTGCGCTGGTTAGGAGAATCGAGAGGGAGCCTGTGAGATGGAGCAATACTTGGGTCAGATTCAAAGAAGTAACAACTTTAGATGGTGGCTTAGCAGTAAATGAAATAACGAAATGAGAAATtcttatttagtttatttattataaatttaaaatataaatgtatataatttatatattttatatatagatTTCATTattcattttatatttttaatttataaaataacaaTTAAATTACAATGGATGATGACTTAGTCGTGCatgaaataaagaaattaaaagatATGTACCAAATTATGAAGAAATTCATACagacattttttttaaattaaattcatataaatGTTTGCTGAATATCAATTTATTACATTCATTTATAGTCtttgtaataaaaataatttaaattaagtattcatataaattaaataaataaaaatattacttAATAATGTGTCCTTACCTTTACAATTTATAACATGATGAATTACCTGTTAAAGGCTGTAAATTGACTATATTAACATTTATATTTATAGTAATTTACATACTTTAATTCATGTTTTTATGAGTCTattgaaaatttttcttattattcatTTTGCTTGAAGGACTTTTCAGCCCaatcaattaattatttatataattttataattattaagagTACAATACAGTAACCTAATTAATCAAAggaaaacttattattttattataaaatttacaataattttatttaattaaataaagaaaaaatatagTAACCTGAAAAAAATCCAACattagaaatttataaaaaaaaatcaatttcagGATATGTTTGTtttacaaaaaataattaataaatgaaaaatatttttcattaatattattttttaagaaaaatattttcatgacaatattttatattatttaattataatattaaattaataatatatatttatgttaTGCATGTAtacttatttttatattttaatgaaattgtcAAATTCTAAAAAATGATATCATcttttaaaaaaaggaaattattttattttttcaaaaaatattttccattgaTTCCTTTCTGTTAAGTGCTCCAAACTCTACAAAATAGAATTATATGGCTTTATCCTAATTCAATaacaatttttaaattaataattttctattcttattttatttaaaatatatatattaattttaaataatcaattaaatttaatcctTCATTTTTATAATGCAAAATTTAATCCTccactctctttcatttttcttagaAAATAAAGGGATTTTATCAACATATAAACAAAATAGTAATTACCAATCATTAAAGagaattctttttttttattcgattttctttaaaaaattaagagttgGGAAGAAAATAACTTTTTCATaactttttcttttaaaaaataaaattaaaaataatttaattttttatacgcTAAAAAgtgcaaatttcataaaaaaaaaaaagctagcatTCATAACAAGCATTATAACGTCTTGAAtacttgataattaaaaaaaaaaaacgataGCAATTGCCCCGTCCTGAATTATTGAAGATTTAAAGATTCCAATTCTAGCATTTCCTAAATCTCAAaaagatcttttttttttttaaccttcaTTTATTGATGGGGCATTAGAGAATTTCAGTGACTTCTTCAGGAACTTGACATGTCCCAAAAATAGAGTTTTGGAATTTGCTTGATCTTGTAATTTTCTTTACTGCTCAATCTCCTTGAAAGGTCTCCGTGCAAATGAGTTATGTATAACTCTTGAATAGTAGAAATGTTTTGTAAACCTTCAGGTAGAAATCTCAAATTATAACAATTCCAAAATTGAAGACGCTTCAAACTTGGAAAAGCCCCATTCACAATCTCAGTCCATTCCACTAGGTCACTTGAAGCAATTGTCAAAGTTTCTAGCTCCGAAAATCCACCTGCCTCACAAAACTCTTTACCAATGATCTTTGCCCTGTAAGCTTCCCAAAGTCTAAGATGTTTTAATTTGGGAAGAAACTGAAGATCTGAAGATGGTTCCTCCAAGAGATCAGAACGACCTAGTACTAGAGTGGTTAGGTTTTCCATGGAGAGAAGCCAATTAGGCAATTCTACTAGACCACCCCTTAAAACAAGCTCTTGAAGATGAGGTGGAGGAGAAAATGGTGCCAATTCAGGCAGAAGTGTGTCATTGCCAACTTCTTCTGCATCTAGTGATAGGCAAACAAGGTTTTCCAATTTTCTGATGGATGCAAATAGCTCATCGGCATGATCCTCAGACACATCAAGAACATGAAGTTTTCGTAGCTGGGTCAAATTACTCAATTCACTAGCAATGCCAGTACCAGCATAAATCCCAGTGCATGTCTGAAGATTTTCCAATTTTCCAATCCCCATTGGAACCCTAATTCCACAATCATATTCGAAGATATCGCACAATAAAAGGTGCCGAAGCTGTTTAATATTTAGAATTTCTACAGGTAGTTCGAATAGCTTTGAACAATTATGCACTTCCAGTGTTTGTAGTTTTTGAAGATTAGCTATGGTAGGTGGAAGTTTCTTTATGTTTGACTTGCTCAAGCATAAATACTTGAGGTGAATCAAGTCTCCCACTTCATCAGGCAAGTACTCTACTACGCCATACAAATCTAATACCAACAGAAACTGCAACCCACAGATAGTTTGCAAACACACCTGAGAAAAGGCTCCATTAATGTGATCATCACAGTCCCTTACGAAGGCAAACAAGGATCGAATTAGAAGGCTTTTGAAGCTAGGAGGGAGGTGGAGGTCTTGTCCATCATTATCAATAAATGCATGGATTGGCGAATTGGCAGCTTTAGAAACGAAATCTTGCTCTTTAACTTTAACAAGGCATGATTTTTCATAGAATTCAGAGACTTGTATTTTACTGTAAAAATGATAATGTTCTTGAAGCATACCTAGGCCAATTAATTCCTTAATAATATTTTCTACCGtatcctccataatttcttctggTTTTTCTGGTATTAGACCTTGAGCCAACAAAAGCCGAACTACTTCTTCTTTTTTCATAGCATATTGATTCGAAACAATATAACAATAATCTAAGCAGGATTTGAGATCATGAGGAAGCTTTTCATAATTAGATTTGAAAGTTGCTAAAGAAGAAGTCTCACCTTTGTCTTGTTGAATTCTGCAGTTTGGAATAACATGAGCTTCCATTGTTGTTCCACTGGGTATCTCACTGTAAAACTCTTGAATTCTGCCATCGGATTCAAGACTCTGGTATAAGATACTCATGATTGTGGACATTATCATATCAAAATGATGAACAAGTGTTTTATAAGATGAGATCaagtttttctttctttcttctttttaattGGTTAAGAAC
It contains:
- the LOC110665823 gene encoding probable carboxylesterase 5; protein product: MESNTMEIAHEFLPFFRVYKDGRVERLQGTETMPPSIDPKVGVQSMDSLVSQQHTLHARLFLPIATKQNHKLPVIIYIHGGAFCVQSPFSPTYYTHLTSLVRNAHVLVVAIQYRRAPEHPLPFAYEDAWEAIKWVASHVNRDGPETWLNQHADFEKVFLVGDSAGANIAHNMGIRFGVGELGLKIIGMVLVHPYFATSDDKGEFLEYIFPSMEGLSDPRINPGGGGVDLEKLGCRRRLLVCIAEGDSLRDRGVSYYEAVKKSGWGGVVDIVETAGEGHVFHLVKPNCDKANILTEQIVSFINQD
- the LOC110665787 gene encoding disease resistance protein RPM1-like, producing MAEFKSFTVRYPVEQQWKLMLFQTAEFNKTKVCLQTICGLQFLLVLDLYGVVEYLPDEVGDLIHLKYLCLSKSNIKKLPPTIANLQKLQTLEVHNCSKLFELPVEILNIKQLRHLLLCDIFEYDCGIRVPMGIGKLENLQTCTGIYAGTGIASELSNLTQLRKLHVLDVSEDHADELFASIRKLENLVCLSLDAEEVGNDTLLPELAPFSPPPHLQELVLRGGLVELPNWLLSMENLTTLVLGRSDLLEEPSSDLQFLPKLKHLRLWEAYRAKIIGKEFCEAGGFSELETLTIASSDLVEWTEIVNGAFPSLKRLQFWNCYNLRFLPEGLQNISTIQELYITHLHGDLSRRLSSKENYKIKQIPKLYFWDMSSS